Genomic DNA from Candidozyma auris chromosome 1, complete sequence:
TTGTAACTTTGCAACCGGCCTGTCCGTTTTGCTGGCTGCAGGACCAATGGAGGTTATCTCGGGATTTGGCTCGGTTATGGACTGTTTGCTTCCCTTCATCCGAGGCGCTGCCGGGTCTTTTGTGCCAGACACGTACGCTTCCAGGTTATCTAACGAATACCGCCGCGTATTTCAGGATAAAAATCCGTACACCATCATAGTTAACAGGAGGACATGCCTCTGTCACAGGCTGAAGCATGCACCTGACTCTGATTGCTAGTCAGGGTTACTTCCGCTGGAACGGGAATCTGGGGTACCCGCTCATAGGTATTGTGAGCGCATATATAAAGCGCACCCTTTTCCACATATTCTAAGATCTACctgatttcttgagttttGTATTTACCTCGATTATGTCTTCCCCCTTCCCTACTACCAATTCCAAATTACAGGGCGTCCAGATCTTGGCCCCAGTCCCTCAGGAGGCTAAGCACATTTTCAACCAGGAGGCCTTGGGGCTCCTCGCCACTTTGCACCGTGCTTTCAACGGCGAGAGAAAGCGCTTGTTAGCCAACAGAcaagagcagcagaaaTTGAGAGACCAAGGTGTCTTGCCCGACTTTTTGCCTGAAACTGCTCACATCAGAGAGGACCCATCTTGGACGGGTCCTCCATTGGCCAAGGGTTTGCAGGACAGAAGAGTCGAGATCACCGGTCCAACCGACAGAAAAATGGTGATCAACGCTTTGAACTCGAATGTGGCTACTTACATGGCTGATTTTGAGGACTCCTTGACCCCAGCATGGAAGAACTTGGTGGACGGCCAAGTGAACTTGTACGATGGTGTGCGTAGAAACTTGACTTACAGTGCCAACGGCAAGCAGtacaagttgaacttggaCCCCAAGAGACACATTCCAACTTTGATTGTCAGACCAAGAGGCTGGCACTTGGACGAGAAGCACGTGTTGGTGGACGGTGAGCCAGTGTCGGGTGGTATCTTCGATTTCGCTCTCTACTTCTACAACAATGCCAAGGAGACCTTGGAGCGTGGCTTTGGTCCATACTTTTACTTGCCAAAGATGGAGCACCACTTGGAGGCCAAGTTGTGGAAtgacatcttcaacttttcccAGGACTACATCGGACTTCCAAGAGGTACCATCAGAGGCTCTGTCTTGATTGAGACCTTGCCTGCTGCCTTCCAGATGGACGAAATCATCTACCAATTGAGACAGCACATTGGTGGCTTGAACTGTGGTAGATGGGACTacatcttctccttcatcaagtcATTGAGAAAGCACAAGGAGTTCATCTTGCCTGACAGATCCCAGGTCACCATGGCTTCCCCATTCATGGCTGCCTATgtcaagttgttggtgcACACTTGTCACAAGAGACAGGTGCACGCCTTGGGTGGTATGGCTGCTCAAATTCCTATCAAGGATGACGAGGCCAGAAACAGAGCCGCTTTGGAGAATGTCACTAAGGACAAGTTGAGAGAAGTCACTGCTGGCTGTGACTCTTGTTGGGTCGCCCATCCAGCTTTGGTTCCTGTGGTcttgaaggtgttcaaCGAGCACATGAAGGGTCCAAACCAGATCAACGTTCCTCCAAAGGTTCCATACAAGCCTGTCACTGCTAGAGACTTGTTGAGCCCATATGTTCCAGATGCCAAGATCACCGAGCAGGGTATCAGAACTAACTGCATCATTGGCTTGTCCTACATTGAAGCCTGGTTGCGTAATGTTGGATGTGTTCCAATCAACTACTTGATGGAGGACGCCGCAACCGCTGAGGTTTCCAGAACCCAGCTCTGGCAATGGGTTACCCACGGTGCCTCTACCGACAAGGGTcagaagatcaccaaggAATACGTTGCTAAGATCTTGGATGAGGAGTACagcaagttggccaagtctgCTCCTGCaggcaacaagttcaagcCAGCTTTGGACTACTTTAAGCCCGAGGCCTTGGGTGAGAAATACTCTGATTTCGTCACCACCTTGATCTACAATGATGTCACCACCATTGGCAGACCAACTACTGCTGAGAAGTTGTAGGCAGGTTACCTACTCTTGAGTATTTATATATCAATGCGGTTCATGATTATTCCAGTATTGTAAATCGCAGCCAACCTAAAATTATCTCGAAGATGCAATAAAATTTATACATTCGCAACTGCTCGTAAACTACGTGTATGTACTGTTCGAATCAGGTCATAAGTCTTTGTGTCGAcaaatttctctttctttaCCCGAAACACACGAAATTCCTTAATATTTACATAAATGTCTTGTAATCATCCTCTTCGCTTACAGCTGAAAAATGAGAGTCCAACTAGAACTAACCGTGGATGACTCAAAAAGGTTGATTTCTACTCCGAAGAAGACTCATGGTGCAATCATCAAAGACAACGACATCTACATTGCCATAAATTatgaagttgaagcccTAAAAAGCTTTTAAATCCAAGAGTCGTCCGGATGCCTACAAAAGAGCAGTCGATGCGAACGACATAACTATCGTGTTAACAATAAACCGCGTTGCTCtacaagctcttcaaacATCCAAATAATTAGTCACAAACAACATGAGTACCAAATTTGTTGCCTACGTAACATCCTTTGCGGTTTTGTGAAGCTCATTAACAATTCgacattttcaaaagaaatgcCAGTCGATCAAAAGATTGTAAATTGATGCGGCatgaagcttctctttcctccAAATGGAATgagttcaagaaattggcGAACCTCGAagagaatttttttttttcgtgaCAGCGCCAAGCATGTTTGATATGTTTTAGCTGACGTTCTTCTCGTGTGAGCACAGCTAAGAGACACTGGTCAGTAGCCGACCAACCTCACGTCAGTCCTGGATACGGTTGTGGGGAGCATGTCAAATAATGTTCAATGTATGTGCTTTTTTTCACCGAGCGCGCTCGGGTAAATCCCCAGCATATTTTCCACATTAGACTGGTCTAGGCGCTGAGAATATCGGATATTTGAGTCCCAAACAGACTGCTCAGGAGACAAGCCTTTTCAGATTGTGCCCTTCATGGCTGCAGCTGGGCTTCTCTCCGTTAAGAGATCTCGCAGTCACCCTCGTTCGGGCACTTGGCCATCCATAACAAAAGTCTCCTATCAATAGCACCCTTCTAAAATACCCAGATGctcattttcaaaagaggagTTAACAAATTCGTGTTTGGCCCTCTAAGTCACAATTAGTTCGTTTAGGCATGTTCAGCAGAAGGCGTCAGCTCTACTTGTGCTTCTGTCGTATCTACGCTTGAACCGTTGAATAATTCCAGTTATTAGGCGCACATTATCTACTATTGTTGCATTTTGCTCATGCAGATCCACTGAGGAGCCTTGAGTCAAGACAATCGCGAATGCACAAGATGTCACGCGATTCCAAAGTCAAATGCAAGCTTTACAGTCTAGAAACTCTACCTACCAAGGCTCCCGTATTATCGGCTAAGTGCTTGTAGCCGTCTCATCTATAGTGCCCTCGGGAACGCGGTCTTGCAAGTACACAGGTGCGGATGCGCGCATGATGGTCCTTAAGGGAGTCAAAAGTTGCTTGCATCTACTAGTAGGTTAGCAGTACCCTTTACCCTTAACGAATGGTTTCTAATCGAAAACTAAGGGTTCTTGGCCTTGCAATGGCCATGCTACTCCTTACTTGCATTCTTTTATACACTCACGATCAGAAAACTCACAATGTGCTGGCAGTCAAACAGAGCTCGGGAAACACCCTCATAGAATCCACCAATGATGCCCAGGTTGACGCAGCGATTAATGAAGAGATCCTGAAATCAAAGGGAAAGGAAGAGGCCGAGAGCAACGGTGATGTGCAACCTGTAGCCCAGGCAGAGGGTACCACGGACGAACAATACGATGTCGCAAAAGAGTACAGAGAAATTAGAGCCTTAGCTCCAATGACAATATTCTCCAAAACGTACTGTCCCTTCAGTaaagcattgaagaagctcttgcaAGATAGCTACAACATCGTTCCTCCTCCAACGATCGTGGAGCTCGACAAGTCAAAACATggaaaagagcttcaagaattcTTAGAACAGATCACAGGACGTCGAACCGTGCCCAACGTACTCGTCGGGGCCTCGTCATCAGAGAGCCGGGGCGGTGCTGACGACTTCATCGATATGCATAAGAAGGGCGAATTAGAGACATTTTTGAACAGTTGGGGTGAAAAGAAATTATTGGtgacaaagaaggagacCCCATCAAACGTATAGACATATTTTGATGTATAAAAAGTAAGCTACAAATCAGTTAATCTTATTTTAACATTAGGGTACAAAGTCTGACACCTCGATTTATTTGGCATGCGATCAAACTTAGAACTTGGTGAACTGCTTGGACTTGGCCTTGGAGACAGCGACCTTCAAGACGTTGAATCTAACAGTCTTGGAAAGAGGTCTGCACTgaccaacaacaacaacgtcaCCTTCCTGGACACGGAATGCTGGAGAAACGTGAGCGGCAACGTTCTTGTGTCTCTTCTCGTATCTGTTGTATTTTGGAACAAAGTGGAGGTAGTCtcttctgatgatgatggttCTGTGCATTTTGGTGGAGACAACAGTACCAGTCAAAATCTTACCTCTGATGGAGATCTGACCAGTGAATGGACACTTCTTGTCGATGTAAGAGCCCTCGATGGCAGACTTGGGAGTCTTGAAGCCCAAACCGACTTCCTTGACCCATCTcttggtcttcttgttACCTCTGGTCTTTGGGTTGGTAAAGATGTGTGGTTGCTAATTGTTAGTATGATTGCGTTGAAAAAGTTGGCAATTTGGCCAGCCTAGACTCATCACTTCAAATTTGAATGGGTATAGATTCTGACATGGTGCTGTAAACTGGGACTTCATAACACTCTAGATCGATGGAAAGCTTGCTATTCATTCTGCCATATTCGTAGTGGCCGTTTGTATCTGGTAATTACATACCTTCTGGAAAGCTCTCTCAGATTGCACAGTCAACTCAGTGGCcatctttgcttcttgttggtaTAGAGAATTTACGCTGAGAAGGAATTTTCAGTAGTAATCGCGGGAGAATTTTTTCCCGATGTGCCCAGCACAAAAGTAGCCCATGTGCAGGTGTAAAGATGTTAGGGCAAAAACCCTAGTCACGTGATCAAGCTAGCTATGCACAAATAAGATGATTGAGTGCCAACATTAACATAATGAAGTTTAAAAAAGGCGAAACTTTCTAAGGAGGCTCCAGTATAAAACAAAATGTGTATGTGGCCTAAGTTAAGACTCTGTTGATTTTACATGTTTGTATCttatggctgcgaaatgttAGTGAGGTGAGCATACGGTCAAACCCAAAGGAACTGAGACAATAATCTGAATTGAAAGGCAGAATTGAACCTGAGTGGACCAAAGTCTACGGATTGAAATTGCACTGTCGATCAACTTTGGATAAGCGTGTGATCATGGAACAATTGGTCAAGTGCCGAGTTACCAGAGCAAAACATAATAAAGTGATAACAGCTTGAGGAACGGCTTACAAGGGGCTTATTAATTAAACTAAATGGTAACGCTCAAGAGACATCTTGGGGACGCTTGATTTGATGCTCATGGGAATGATCAGCTACGAAGGCTTACTCAAACTCCCCGCAAGCGGCGCTGACTGTTTACTCTTGAgtgagagagaagagaagaataaagcacaagaaaaagaaaaaaattaagaAAACAATATGTGTAATCTATAATTCCTTGAAACACTATGAGAGCTGGTTTATATACAAGACATGTAGGTGTGTTCCCAAGCTTGGCTCAGGCAACTTCATCCCGCATACCCAACCTACTGGAGGAAGTTAGAGTAAGTCAATTTTAGACTAAGGAACTGGTTGATGATAGTTTGCCTCTTATCAGATCTCATGTCTTCAAACGACAAGTGTATGGGCATTTCCATAGAGACCAAAAACAGTTATCGTCCTGCATTTCCAATGCGGTTATCACAAATACATCGCTACTATACCTCGTTATCTGATCGATTTGGCTAAATTTTACAGAGATGACAGAAAGGAAACCATCGGCAACGCTACCGAGACTACGAGTATCTTCGCATTCTTTTGCTGACTTTTCGGCGCACAATGTATCTAATATCACTCAAAGAACCGTATCATCATCGACATCAGTAATCTCCACACCAAGCAATAATATACGGCGGGTGAAGAACGAACAGCGATTTCACGAAAAACCCAATCACAATCAGAATAGTAAAAGGAACCATCGTGCTCAAAAATCGGAGTTCAAACACGAGCCTGCGAAAACATCCAAAAAGCTTTTAAACTTTCAACaactgaagaagtctcaAGCTTCATCGCAGCCTTTCATTCTCCACAAACCCGCCGATTTATCTCACTTTGACTATCTGATATATAC
This window encodes:
- a CDS encoding 40S ribosomal protein uS17, which encodes MATELTVQSERAFQKQPHIFTNPKTRGNKKTKRWVKEVGLGFKTPKSAIEGSYIDKKCPFTGQISIRGKILTGTVVSTKMHRTIIIRRDYLHFVPKYNRYEKRHKNVAAHVSPAFRVQEGDVVVVGQCRPLSKTVRFNVLKVAVSKAKSKQFTKF
- a CDS encoding glutathione-disulfide reductase, translating into MAMLLLTCILLYTHDQKTHNVSAVKQSSGNTLIESTNDAQVDAAINEEISKSKGKEEAESNGDVQPVAQAEGTTDEQYDVAKEYREIRALAPMTIFSKTYCPFSKALKKLLQDSYNIVPPPTIVELDKSKHGKELQEFLEQITGRRTVPNVLVGASSSESRGGADDFIDMHKKGELETFLNSWGEKKLLVTKKETPSNV
- the MLS1 gene encoding malate synthase, with translation MSSPFPTTNSKLQGVQILAPVPQEAKHIFNQEALGLLATLHRAFNGERKRLLANRQEQQKLRDQGVLPDFLPETAHIREDPSWTGPPLAKGLQDRRVEITGPTDRKMVINALNSNVATYMADFEDSLTPAWKNLVDGQVNLYDGVRRNLTYSANGKQYKLNLDPKRHIPTLIVRPRGWHLDEKHVLVDGEPVSGGIFDFALYFYNNAKETLERGFGPYFYLPKMEHHLEAKLWNDIFNFSQDYIGLPRGTIRGSVLIETLPAAFQMDEIIYQLRQHIGGLNCGRWDYIFSFIKSLRKHKEFILPDRSQVTMASPFMAAYVKLLVHTCHKRQVHALGGMAAQIPIKDDEARNRAALENVTKDKLREVTAGCDSCWVAHPALVPVVLKVFNEHMKGPNQINVPPKVPYKPVTARDLLSPYVPDAKITEQGIRTNCIIGLSYIEAWLRNVGCVPINYLMEDAATAEVSRTQLWQWVTHGASTDKGQKITKEYVAKILDEEYSKLAKSAPAGNKFKPALDYFKPEALGEKYSDFVTTLIYNDVTTIGRPTTAEKL